A segment of the Candidatus Eisenbacteria bacterium genome:
GGGGACTTTGTTCACCCGCTTTTCAAGAGGCATGTCCACCAGTCAGGCGTCGCGCAGCGGGCTCGGACTCGGACTCTTCATCTCCCGTGGGATCGTCGAGCAGCACGGAGGCTCGATCCGCGCACACTCGAAGCTCGGGGAAGGGTCGACCTTTACCGTCGAGCTACCCCTCGCTGAGGTGGTGCTCCTCGACGCTCGCTTGACGGCGAAAGACCGCCAGTAGCTTGTCCATGCCGAATGGCTTGCGGACCGCGGCGACGGCGCCGATCTCGGCCGCCGCGCTATCGAGGATCTGCGGCGATGTGGCGGAGACCAGCACGATGGGACAAGCGATGGGGTGAGCTCGCAGCTGGTGCGCGAGCGAGAGGATGTTGGTATTGGGCAGGTTCAGGTCGAGCAGCACGAAATCCGGCGGGCGCTGCCCGAGACGTCGGATCGAGTCGAGCG
Coding sequences within it:
- a CDS encoding response regulator, producing MESVRGWKLLLVEDDADSAEALIGLLELHGIETLWAIDGVAAIQALDSIRRLGQRPPDFVLLDLNLPNTNILSLAHQLRAHPIACPIVLVSATSPQILDSAAAEIGAVAAVRKPFGMDKLLAVFRRQASVEEHHLSEG